The genomic interval CCGCCGTGGTGATCTGGCGAAAGGGTTTGTCGTTGATGTCGCCCGCGCTGTACACGCCCGGTATTCCGGTGCCCATGTCCTGCCCCGGTCGGATGTAGCCCTGCTCCGTCAGCTCGAGCTGATCCTTGAACAGCTCGTTGTTGGGGTGCTGCCCGAGAAAGACAAAAACCCCATCCACCTCGACGGTGCTGGTGTCGCCGCTCTCCGTATGTTTCAGTACGGCGCCCTTGAGCACGTCGTTCTCCACGATCAGGTCCGCCACTTTCGTGGAAGTGTGGCCGACCGCCTTGCCGCAGCTGAAGAGGCGCTCCTGGGTGGCCTGGGCTGCAAAATAGCGGGGCATCTCCTCGACCAGGGTAATATGTTCGATACCGATGGATAGCATATACAGGCTTTCATCGAAAGCGCTGTTGCCTCCGCCGACCACCAGTACCCGCTTGCCCACATAGGCCATTCCGTCGCAGATGGCACACCAGTGAACCTGCTCCGATGGCGTGGGCGTGGCCAGCGGGATGGGCTTGCGTCCGGTGGCCAGGATGATGGCTCTGCCCGCGTAGGTGCCCTCATCCGTGACCACGCGCTTGAAGGGTCCGCCAAGCTCCAGGCGATCGATATCGCAGACCTCTTCCACTTCCACCTCGAGGCTGTCCACATGAGCACGGAATTTTTCCATCAGATCCATGCCGTGAATGCTGGGGTAGGAGGGGAAATTCTCCACCGTGTAGGTGGCGTTCACCAATCCCCCGGTGATGTTGCTTTCCAAAATGATGGTTTTCAGCTTGGCCCGGGCCGCATAGATGGCCGCCGTCATGCCCGCCGGCCCGCCGCCGAGGATCACCAGATCATAGATGCGCTCTTCATTCATATCTGACTCCTGCCATGATCGACACATCGGACCGTGCCGCGGCGCGCTTCCATGGCAACGCCGCCGGCCGGGATGCATCACACATTTTTATAAAAGGCCAACATCTCCTTGGGGTTCATGAGCCCGGCCTTCTTGCCCACCACTTTGCCGCCTTTGATGACGATGGTCGTCGGTGCGCGTTCGGCGCCGAGGGCATCGGCCGACCCCTTGTTCTCTTCGATATCGATGGAGAGCAGGGTGACGCCGGGTTGCAGCGCGCTGAATTTTTCCATCACCTTCATCATGTTCTTGCAATGGGGACAGAGTTTTTTGATGAAAATACACACACCCGCCGCCGTGTCGGCCATGCGGTTTTCGTAGGTCGCATCGGTGAGTTGTTCAAACATGGGAATCTCCTTTTTCATGGTGTGGCTTGCGGAGCGAGGATCGGCCTCGCCCCGCAAGATCGGTGGTTACATGGTGCGCAGCTCGCCAATATAGAGTTTCAACTGTTCGAGCAGTTTTTCTCCCACATCAGGCTTTTGGTCGAGCAGGTTGCGCAGCTGAAACGGATCGTTGCGTCGGTCGTAGAGTTCGTCGCCTTCGGGGCACTCCTGCTTGGCGCCGGCCGTGCACGACCACATCTCTTCGTTTTCCATGGTGACTTTGCCGGGGTTGTCCTGGCTGGTGTAATCGCGCTGGCTGGCGTTCTTGAGGATCCAGTGGATGTAGCTGTAATCTTCTGTGATGATCGACCAGGACATTCCGAAATAGCCGGCGATGGCAAAGTCGCGAATCTTGTCCGTCTCGCCGCGTACCAGGGGCATCAGGCTCTTGCCCTGCATGTCGATGCATCCGTAGACCGGAAAGCCGTGGCCACCGTCCAGCGTGTTGATTTCCTGGTACAGGCCGAGGGCATCCAGGATGGTGACGCCCACATCGACATTCTGCACGAAACTCTTGATGCGCTGGCCACCGGCCATGCCGGGCACATGCATCATAAGGGGCACGTGGACCAGCTCTTCGTAAGGCCAGGGACGGCATTTGCGCATGATGCCATGGCCATGTTCGCCTTCGCCCATGGGCTGGCCGTGATCCGAGGTGATGACGATCAGCGTTTCGTCCCACAACCCCTGGTCCCGAATGGAGTCGAGCAGTTTGCCGATCTGTTTGTCCACCAGCTCGATGTTTTCCGTATACAGGGCGCGGATGTGCTCGCACTCGGCATCGGTCATTCGGCCCTCCACGGGGGTCCAGGGCGCCAGCAGGATGGGGTTGCCCTTCCACTCCGCATCATACGGACACGGCTCTTTTCGCCATACCGACGGTGGATCCCAGGGCTCGTGGGGATCGAAGGAGTCGACCCAGAGCATGAAGGGGCGCGTCTTGATGCGGACATCGCGCAGCCAGCGGTCCGACTCCCGGGCCACCACGCTCACGTAGTTGTCCTCCTCGGAACGCCACTCCTGGCGGAACTTGAGAAAGCATTCGATTTCGTCCAGCAGGGCCTGGCTGGCGTCGTCGATCAATTCGCCGTTCTCGTTGTAGACCATGGTGGGGGAGGTATAATCGATGGGCCGCATACCGGGATCGAGGGTTCGCTCCGCATAGGTGGTGTGATCCAATTCATGGCCGGGGCAGAATTTCACATAATCGAAACCGCGGGAATAGCCGTACTTTGGAAGCCGCATGGGCGGGGTGTCATAGACCAGGGCGGTCTGTACCTGGCGTCCCCACAGGATGTCGGTGATGGTGGTGTCGTCGTGGGAGAGGGCTTGCCATCCGGAAAAGGGGAGGGTAAAGCGGCCCGTCATGATGGCGCGTCGTACCGGTACGGTGGGCAGGCCTTCGCTGTACGCGTTTTCGAAGAGGATGCCGTTGCGCGCGAAGCGGTCGAAATTGGGGGTTTTGACCGTCTTGTTGCCGTAGCAGCCCAGGTAGTTGAACTGCAATGTGTCCAGCATGATGAAGACGACGTTTTTGATCTTGTTTTCTGTCATGTGATGCCTCCTAAGCTTTTTGAATCGTACGTTTTAATCCTGAATCTATAAAATGCCGATGAATCGCCAGTAGGGGACTTGGATGGCGATGATGCCGACGCCGGTGAAAAACATGCGCAGGGCCAGTCCCTTCATGATGTGTCGCGCGGTGATGTAGCCGGTGGTGAAGGCATACATGTAAAGCGCATATTCATAGGGGAAGATGTACTGGTCGAGTCCGTTGAGAAAGGCGAACAACATGGGTTTTGGGTTGATGCCCAGCGCCTGGGCGATTTCGATCATGGGGGCCGTGAGCGACGAGACGGCCGCCAGGGGGGTCAGGATGAAATTGACCGCCGCCGAGGTGCAGTAGGCCGCCAGGACACTCAGGCTGGGCGGCAATTTCTGCATCACGGGCAACACCAGCGATGCCATCCATTTGTCCGCGCCGATGAATTGGGCCACCGCGCCGATGCCCAGGCAGGCCACGATGAAGATGATGAAGCCCACATTCAGGTGGCGGAAGTTTTCCGGTTTGGAAATGTTCAGCACAGGCAGGTAACAGGTCAAACCGACCATGGCATACACGAAGGTGCCGGGCATGCCATGAAATTTCTGGGTCAGCAGGCCGGTGATCGCCACGATCAAAACCGCCAGTAATCTCCACTCGGTGGCGGTCATCGGCCCCATCTCCGCGAGACGCTTGTGAATCACCTCCTTGAGGTGATCTTCTTGGGGCAGGTGTTCCTTGCCGGGAATCACATAGACACACAGGACGACCGACATGGCGCAGTAGAGCAGGTTGAAGGGCAGGTTGGCCAGTGCAAATTCACCCCAGGACACGGGACCGATCACCGGCGTGGCGATGGAGGCCGTGATCAGCGCCATCTCCGTGCCCGTGAGAAAGCCGTATCCGGGTGACGTGGCCGAAAAAAAGCCGGCCATGATGATCGCTGACGAGATGCGGGAGGTGGGTTTCAAATCCAGGGCCAGCACCAGGCCGTGGGCGATCGCCACGAAGATGATCACCCGGCACATGATATCCGGTAATAGGAAGGCCATGAAGATGCCCGTGGCCATCAGGGCGATGATCGTATTTCGATAGGTGGCGCCGACCAACAGCATCAGCCGCAACGCCATTCTTCGGGTCAACCCCGTGTGTTCCAATGCATCCCCCAACACCAGGGCGGCCAAACAAAGCCACGGCAAAAAGGAGCTCCAGGGGGCATAGACCACCTTGGCCGGCGCCACTTCGCCCAGCACATAGAAGAAGGTGAGGGCCGCGGCCACGGGAATGGCGGGCAGGATTTCCAGGGCCCAAACCGTCACCGCCCAAGCCGTGAACGCGAAAAACAGCGGCATCTTGGGGTGAACCGTTGGATCCACCGCAAAATAAATCGCGACGGGAATCGCCAGGCTGATCAGCCATTTGATGCGGGTCATCGTCAGCATGTTTGCTCCTCGGTCAAAAGTATTGGTTTCTGAAAGTCTTCTTAAAACGGTTCCGGTCGATAAAAAGGGGTTCGGGCGGCGCTCATCGATGCGATCTTCTCTTCCCTCGCGAAATTTTGTCCGGGCCATTGTTTAGAAGGCATTCAACCAGAAGGGGAAATTGAAAACAACTCGGAGAACTACTAGGTTTTGGAGGTTTTTTTTCTAGGGCGGCCACCCCTGTTCATCGATGAGGGTTTTTGTGGAGCCTACCAATAAACTACTAATAATGTTATTTATCGCTATTGATTTCGCCTTGGCCGACGATTAGAATTCGTTATTCTTCAGACCATGAGCGGTTTGGTGATAACAATTTAAGGGAATCCGGGACGCAACGGCAACCTGAGCCGCACCATGCCGTGTCGATCCAGGGGGAGGTCGTTATGATGCTGGTCTATGGAGCCGCGGGAGTGGCCCTTTCGGTCCTGCTCTTCGGGGTCGTGTTGATCATGTGTCGGAACCCCAGGCCATCGGCCTGGACTAGCGATTTTCTTGTCGGCAATATTTACACGCCTGCCATCGTGGCCATGATGGCTGTCAGCGTGGCGTTCTTCATCAAGTTTCTCATTTCACTAGGCACCGAACCGTTCAGCATGACGCAACTCGCCGTCGCGATCGGGATTGTCGCGGTTGGGGTCGTTGGTCTGAAGATGCTTCGGATCAAAAAGCGATTGAGCGAATACGAGGCAGTGCAGACCTCCGCCGGCGTCATCGAGCCGGTCGCCTTTGCCAAAACGCGAAATGTTACAGACGAGCCACCCCACACGACCACCACCGGTCGAAAAGCGGCTTGACGTGGTCTTGTCCCTCTGGTTGACTTTTTCGAAATCCTCACAAGGCGCGTCACAACCCTTTAAGCTCTGCCAATAGAAGGGGGATCGGCCGCTGATTGGCGATCCCCCGGCGCCATGCACCCGACTGTCCTCACGCCCGCGAGCCTCGCCTCGCACCGGTCAGGCCGCCTATTCCTGGTCCCGAAGGGCCAACCCATCCCATATAGATCGACATCGCGATCGCTCGAATGCCTCGGGGCTATCGTGTGCCCATCTCTTGTGTGTCGAGGTTTGCTTTTGATTCTGTGGCCAATAATGATAAAGAAAAGTGTTGAATGACCTATTCAAGCCCACTTTGAGCCAATGATCAACATAAGGAGGAACCCCATGCTGAAAATCGGAGAAAAAGGCGCCATTCCCCAAAAAGGCAGAACCACCTATGCCATTGCCCCCCATATCCCCTGCGGTGTGGTGACGCCGGAGTTGCTGCGGAAGCTGGCCGACATCGCGGAAAAATATCAGGTCCAGGCGATGAAAATCACCGGCGCCACCCGTATCGCCCTGGTCGGATTGAAAGAAGAAGACATCGACAGTGTCTGGAACGATCTGGGAATGGACAAGGGCGCGGCGGTGGGCCTTTGCGTCCGAAGCATCCGGGCATGTCCCGGCACCACCTTCTGTACCATGGGCAAACAGGATGCCCTCGGCATGGGCATGAAGCTGGATGCCCTCTATCATGGGGCTCAATTGCCGGGGAAGTTCAAGATGGCAGTGTCGGGCTGCAAGATCAATTGCGCCGAGTCTTCGGTTCGCGATTTCGGACTGATCGGCGAACCCGATGGCTGGAAGGTCGTGGTAGGCGGCAACGTGGGCGTCACCCCCAGACTGGCCGACGAGGTCGCAAAGGGCCTCACCGACGAACAGGCCCTGGAATTCGCCCAAAAAGTGATCGCTTATTATGCGGAGACGGCCACCAAGGGTGAACGTCTCGGCAAGATGATCGAACGGGTCGGTCTCGATGCTTTGAAGTCCGCTGTGCAATAATCGACGTGGCATCCCGCAACTATTGAATACGTCATCCCGTTCTCGATCGGGTTTCATCACCTGTTGAAGATTCGGAATGCCGGCGCCGGACGGCATGACGCTTCGGCAGCGTCCTGGTGGCCCCCGGAGATCACACGGACTCACCTGGCGGCAGGCGGGTTTCCCATGATGGCATTCCCCAGGTGAGCCTCGTTTGCGATCAAGCGCGTCATCCCCCGGCGAGCTTGGTTTTGAATCCCTGCGTTTCCAGTTCCCTCTTGATGGCCTCCCGGTGATCCCCTTGAATCATGATGATGCCATTTTTGGCCGAACCGCCGGTGCCGCAGAGGGTTTTGAGGCGGGCGGCCAATTGCCTCACCACATCCTCGTTTTCATCAAATCCCGAGATGGTGGTGACCGTCTTGCCGCCCCGCCCCTTGGTTTCCCGTTTGATGCGGAGGATGCCATCGACCCTTGAATCGACCGATGAATTAACATGCTTGCTCCTGCAACCGCACTTTTTCAAAGGACGGCCGCAATTCGGACACATGCGGCCGGTTTCGGTGGAATAGACCAGATGGGAATTGTCATTTTTCATCAATACGATGCCTTAAAAAAGAAGATGACGACGAAATCTCACGCCAATCGCCCGAGAAACTCCCGGATGGCCGAGTTTACATCGTTCGGACGCTCGATGGGAGACAGATGGCCGGCCTGGGGTATGCTCACGATGCTCGAGTTGGGAATGCCCTGGTGGAGGAATTGGGCATATTTGGGCGGCGTCAGCTGATCATCTTGGGCGGAAAGAATCAGGATCGTTTCGGAAATCTCTTTCAGACGGCTCATCACGTCGAAGGCGTTGCAGGCCGCAAAATCTTTGTAGACCACCTCGGGACGGCACTTTTTCGACTCTTGGATGTACCCCCTAAGCAGATTGCGATCCGTTTTTGGAGAGGCCGCCACTTGCGGGCTCGATTCGACATAGGTCTGGTAATCGGTTTTGATCATATCGAAGATTTGCGGCATGACCCTCAGCCGTGACCCCGTATTGATCAATATGCCCGCATGATAGCGCCCTTTTCCGTCGAGCAGCAGTTGAAGCGCCACCGCCCCGCCCAGGCTCAAGCCGCAGGGAATCGGCATGGGCGCCTGAAGACTCGCGATCAGTTTTTCCACCACCCGCGCATAGTCGTCGACGCTGTCCATGCCTGCGCCGGGGCTCTCTCCGTGTCCGGGAAGATCCACGGCGACCGTGTTGGCGCAGTCATTCAGGCTCTCGAGCTGATTTTTCCAGAATAACCGGTTGTTGCCCGAACCATGAATGAAGAAGATCGTCGGTCGATCCGCCTGGAGCGGCCATCGGCCGGCATCAAAAGAGATATTATCGATTATCGAATGGGTCATTGAAGGTCCTTTCTTCTTCCACGTCTTCAATTAAAATCGACTGGACGCGCTCAAAGCGCTATTTGTCCCTGCCGGATCATCCGGACGAACGGCAGGTCCGCCGGCGCGAAATGGTATTGGTCGATATCATCGGCTCCCACCCAAACCGCCTCGGCATGATCGTTCAGCTTGAAATCACCTCCCACGATCCTTGCCCTGAAGGCCATCAACTCGATGGTGCCAAACTCATAGTCGTACACGCTGGTCCCCATATATTCACCGACCACCACATCGATCTCGAACTCTTCCCAAAGCTCCCGCTTCAGGCACTGCTCCGGCGTTTCGCCGCTTTCGACCTTGCCCCCCGGAAACTCCCACAGGCCGGCCAGCCTGGCCGTCGTTTTTCTTCTGGCGGCAAAGATTTTTCCTGCGTCGGTGATGAGGGCGGCGGTGACTTTGGTCATGGCGAAGCTCAGCCGATCAACGTTGTGCCGCATGCGATGCGGCGGAGTGGGTTTGAATTTTCTCTGATGGGGCGATTCTTTCTGTTGCGGTGATCGAAAACGTGGCGTCTTTTGCCCGACATGTCCCTGGCTTGCGCATGAAGTTGATCCGATGGTTGCTGTTTTCGGGCAGGATACCATAAGCTGAGGGATTGTCAAGAATTGCGGGCAGATATTCGATCGGATAAGCCAGACAGGCAGGATGAGCTCCTCTCAGTTCAGAAATTCTCAATACATTAAAGAATATGCTGCCTATGTTGGGGATATTTTTGGGGACGATAGATTCAGGTAAGAAAAAAGGGCTTATGATTCTAATCATAAGCCCTTGATATTATGGCGGGAGCGACGAGACTCGAACTCGCGACCTCCGGCGTGACAGGCCGGCGTTCTAACCAAACTGAACTACACCCCCGAAACTCATCGATAAGAACATGTTTTAGAGCTTTCCAGCTCGTTTGGTAGGCGGAACAGGGCTTGAACCTGTGACCCCCGGCTTGTAAGGCCGGTGCTCTACCAACTGAGCTATCCGCCCGTGGATGAAGCGCTGTAGCTACCAGTTCGGATGATCGATGTCAAGCGGATTTTTAGGCCGTGATTGAAACTCGCCGGCATGACGCCTCCGAGACTTTAAAAGTTTATCAAACTGCGACCATCCGGGGAATCTATAAAAAGGATTTCCTATGACATGGTCGGAAAAATTTGCAACTGCGTTATTGAGAATGGAAGGGGGTGCCGGCAAAGGGGTGGGTCCCATTTTGGATAGCGGTGTGCATAAAGGCCTCAGGGAAGCGGGGATCCAACCGGATGTTCGGTGAGAGCAAACAGGCTTCCAGATAGTAAAACAGGCCGTTCAAAACAAATGTTGACCCTGTTGCCGCTCGCATTTAATATGGCAGGACCGAACAGAAGCCCGGGCCCGGCGCTTGATCTCCGCTCACTGCCGAAAAACAACTTACCTAAGGTGCAACGATCTGCGATGATACCCGATCATCTTAAACGCTGGCTGATTTTTCTGATCGCCTGCCTGCTGTTCGTGCTTTCCCAGTTTTATCGGGCGTCCGTGGCGGTGATCTCACCGCAGCTGATCGGTGAACTGGCGTTGGACACCCCGCAATTGAGCCTCATTTCGGCCGCATTCTTTTATGCTTTTGCCCTGATGCAGATTCCCATCAGCATGTACCTGGACGGCATCGGGCCGCGCATCTCCATGACCGTGCTGTCGGCCATCGCCGTGGCGGGTTCGGTGGTGTTCGCCGCCGGTCATTCGGTGTCTGCGTTGGTTGCCGGCCGCGCGTTGATGGGCATCGGCATGGCCTGCAACCTGATGGGCACGCTCAAGATCATCACTTTGTGGTTCACGCCGCGCTATTTTGCCACCCTGTCGGCCCTGGTCGTCTCTTTGGGGACCGTAGGCAATCTGATCGCGGCCACGCCGCTGGTGCTGCTGGCCCAGGCCATGGGGTGGCGCAACTCGTTTCTGGTCATGGCCGGGATCAATCTGATCCTGGTGGTTCTCTTTTTCGCCATTGCCCGCGACCGTCCCCGGACGCCGCTGGTTCCCGATGTGCCCGAGGCGGCGTCGACCCGGATGAGGGACATCCTGCAAAGCCTCGTTCGTCTTTTCAAAGAGAAGGACTATTGGATCATCTCCCTGGGCACCTTTTGCCGCTACGGCATCTTCGCGGCGGTGCAGGCCCTGTGGGCCGGGCCTTTCCTGATCCAGACCCTCCAGGTGCCGGCGGTCACGGCGGGCAACCTGCTCATCCTGACCAGCGTCGGCATCGTGGTGGGCAGCCCGATATTCGGATGGCTGTCCGATACGATTCTGGAAAATCGTAAAGGGGTCGTGATCAGCGGGTTGATCGGCATGGCGGTGGTCTTGCTGGTGCTGACCCGGCTGGAGCCCGGCACGGGCATGGCGGTGCTGAGCATCCTCTTTTTTTCCTTCGGTTTCTTTGGCAGCGCCGGCGGAATCATGTACACCCACATCAAAGAGCGCATGCCCCCGGAGCGGGCAGGCGCAGCCATGACCGGGATCAATTTTTTCACCATGATCGGCGTGGCGGTTTTCCTCCAGGGCCTTGGCAACATGATGAAATATCTGCATCCCGACGATGCCATGGGCGGCTCGGCATTCATCGACGCCTTCGGGTTCTGCGCCATCTGCCTGGTCGTCACCACCGTGATCTACCTGTTTACCGTCGAAACTCTTGGCAAGAGAAAAAAGGGATAGGAGGCGTGGATATGAGCAATTTGCTGGACCTTTTGGGCTGTCGTTATCCGATCATCCAAGGCCCTGTGGGGGAACTGAACGACCCGCGGATGGTGGCGGCGGTGTCCGAAGCCGGCGGCTTCGGCATGCTGGCCCTGGGCTTTATCACCGACCTGGAGAAGGTGAAGCGGATGATCGCCGAGGTGCGGGCGCTGACCGATAAGCCCTTCGGCGCCAATCTCATGATCGCCATGAATCCCAACAACGAGGCGATACTGGAGATGCTGGCCGGGGCCGGCGTCCGGACGGTGACCACCTCGGCCGGTTCGCCCAAGAAGATCTATCCAAGGATCAAGGCTCTGGGCCTCAACGGCCTGCATGTGGCCCTGGCGGCCCCTCTGGCGGTCAAGGCCGTCGAGGCCGGCGCGGACGGAGTGGTGGTCTCGGGCGCCGAATCCGGCGGCTTGCGCACCACGGGGCCTGAATCGACCAATATGATCCTGATTCCCCTGGTTTGCGACCAGGTGGACGTGCCGGTGGTCGCGGCCGGCGGTATCGCGGATCGCAGGGGCTACCGGGCGGCCCTGGCCCTCGGCGCCCAGGGGGTCCAGGTCGGCACGGCGTTTTTGTGCGCGGAAGAGAGTCCGGCCTCCCCGGCGTGGAAAGAGGCCATCATCGGTTGCGGCGATGCCGGCACTACGCTGCTGCCCATGGGCCCCATGGCCATGAGAACCATCGTCAATCCCAAAATGGCCGGCCTGATGGCCGAGGGTGCGGACCTGAGCAAGGCCTATCAACTGGGCGATGCGGGCAAAGCCTGGCGCAGCGGCGATTTCGACCTGTTTCCGGCCGGTGCCGGCCAGGTCAGCGCGCTGATCAAAAAGATCCGGCCGGTCAAAGCGATCATCGAGGGGATGGTCGCCTGACCAGTGTCTTGCTTTTAACCGAAAACGGAAAGGCACATTCATGGAGATACCCGCCGACGGGCTTATCGTCGTGTGCAAGCGGGAATGCGCCACCTGCGGCATGGTCGTTCCGGTGCTTCGCGAGATCGTCGACAAGGGAAAGCCGCTGACCGTCTGCTCCCAGGACGACCCCGCCTTCCCGGACGGATGGCCGGGGGTGGTGGACGATACGGCCCTGGCCCACTCCTTCCGCCTGGCCGTCGAGGCCGTGCCGACCCTGATCCGGATGCAAAACGGGGTGGAGACGGCACGGGCCGTGGGTTGGGACCGGGCCGAATGGCAGGCGGTCACCGGCATCGAGGGTTTGGGCGAGGATTTGCCGCCGAACCGGCCGGGGTGCGGCTCCCGGAGCGTCGAGCCCGGCTTGGCCGAGGAATTGGCCTTGCGTTACGGCGGCGTTCGCCTGGCGGCGCGCCGGATCGAGACGCCGTCGCATGAAGACGAGATGGAAACCTGCTTTGCCAGGGGGTGGACCGACGGCCTGCCGGTGGTGCCGCCCACCGAGGTACGGGTGGTGCGCATGCTGGCCGGGACCCGCCGTGCGCCGGACGAGGTGGTGGGCATCATACCGCCCAACCAGGCGCCCTGCACCGTTGAAAAGGTGGCCATCAACGCGGTCATGGCCGGCTGCAAGCCGGAATACCTGCCCATCGTGATCGCCGCCGTGGAGGCGGCCTGCCTGGATACGTTCTGTCTGCACGGCCTGCTGGCCACCACCTATTTCGCGGGTCCGGTGGTGATCGTCAACGGCCCCATGGCAAAGGCGGTGGGCATGAACTCGGGCGTCAATGCCTTCGGCCAGGGCAACCGGGCCAATGCGACCATCGGCCGGGCCTTGCAGCTGGTAGTGCGCAACGTGGGCGGGGGGCGGCCGGGCGAGATCGACCGCGCCACGTTGGGCACACCGGGGAAAT from Desulfatitalea tepidiphila carries:
- a CDS encoding NAD(P)/FAD-dependent oxidoreductase, whose protein sequence is MNEERIYDLVILGGGPAGMTAAIYAARAKLKTIILESNITGGLVNATYTVENFPSYPSIHGMDLMEKFRAHVDSLEVEVEEVCDIDRLELGGPFKRVVTDEGTYAGRAIILATGRKPIPLATPTPSEQVHWCAICDGMAYVGKRVLVVGGGNSAFDESLYMLSIGIEHITLVEEMPRYFAAQATQERLFSCGKAVGHTSTKVADLIVENDVLKGAVLKHTESGDTSTVEVDGVFVFLGQHPNNELFKDQLELTEQGYIRPGQDMGTGIPGVYSAGDINDKPFRQITTAVSDGTIAALSAERYIRSQGNVC
- a CDS encoding thioredoxin family protein codes for the protein MFEQLTDATYENRMADTAAGVCIFIKKLCPHCKNMMKVMEKFSALQPGVTLLSIDIEENKGSADALGAERAPTTIVIKGGKVVGKKAGLMNPKEMLAFYKNV
- a CDS encoding sulfatase; protein product: MTENKIKNVVFIMLDTLQFNYLGCYGNKTVKTPNFDRFARNGILFENAYSEGLPTVPVRRAIMTGRFTLPFSGWQALSHDDTTITDILWGRQVQTALVYDTPPMRLPKYGYSRGFDYVKFCPGHELDHTTYAERTLDPGMRPIDYTSPTMVYNENGELIDDASQALLDEIECFLKFRQEWRSEEDNYVSVVARESDRWLRDVRIKTRPFMLWVDSFDPHEPWDPPSVWRKEPCPYDAEWKGNPILLAPWTPVEGRMTDAECEHIRALYTENIELVDKQIGKLLDSIRDQGLWDETLIVITSDHGQPMGEGEHGHGIMRKCRPWPYEELVHVPLMMHVPGMAGGQRIKSFVQNVDVGVTILDALGLYQEINTLDGGHGFPVYGCIDMQGKSLMPLVRGETDKIRDFAIAGYFGMSWSIITEDYSYIHWILKNASQRDYTSQDNPGKVTMENEEMWSCTAGAKQECPEGDELYDRRNDPFQLRNLLDQKPDVGEKLLEQLKLYIGELRTM
- a CDS encoding SLC13 family permease; amino-acid sequence: MLTMTRIKWLISLAIPVAIYFAVDPTVHPKMPLFFAFTAWAVTVWALEILPAIPVAAALTFFYVLGEVAPAKVVYAPWSSFLPWLCLAALVLGDALEHTGLTRRMALRLMLLVGATYRNTIIALMATGIFMAFLLPDIMCRVIIFVAIAHGLVLALDLKPTSRISSAIIMAGFFSATSPGYGFLTGTEMALITASIATPVIGPVSWGEFALANLPFNLLYCAMSVVLCVYVIPGKEHLPQEDHLKEVIHKRLAEMGPMTATEWRLLAVLIVAITGLLTQKFHGMPGTFVYAMVGLTCYLPVLNISKPENFRHLNVGFIIFIVACLGIGAVAQFIGADKWMASLVLPVMQKLPPSLSVLAAYCTSAAVNFILTPLAAVSSLTAPMIEIAQALGINPKPMLFAFLNGLDQYIFPYEYALYMYAFTTGYITARHIMKGLALRMFFTGVGIIAIQVPYWRFIGIL
- a CDS encoding NAD(P)/FAD-dependent oxidoreductase; amino-acid sequence: MLKIGEKGAIPQKGRTTYAIAPHIPCGVVTPELLRKLADIAEKYQVQAMKITGATRIALVGLKEEDIDSVWNDLGMDKGAAVGLCVRSIRACPGTTFCTMGKQDALGMGMKLDALYHGAQLPGKFKMAVSGCKINCAESSVRDFGLIGEPDGWKVVVGGNVGVTPRLADEVAKGLTDEQALEFAQKVIAYYAETATKGERLGKMIERVGLDALKSAVQ
- a CDS encoding translation initiation factor Sui1; this translates as MKNDNSHLVYSTETGRMCPNCGRPLKKCGCRSKHVNSSVDSRVDGILRIKRETKGRGGKTVTTISGFDENEDVVRQLAARLKTLCGTGGSAKNGIIMIQGDHREAIKRELETQGFKTKLAGG
- a CDS encoding alpha/beta fold hydrolase — translated: MTHSIIDNISFDAGRWPLQADRPTIFFIHGSGNNRLFWKNQLESLNDCANTVAVDLPGHGESPGAGMDSVDDYARVVEKLIASLQAPMPIPCGLSLGGAVALQLLLDGKGRYHAGILINTGSRLRVMPQIFDMIKTDYQTYVESSPQVAASPKTDRNLLRGYIQESKKCRPEVVYKDFAACNAFDVMSRLKEISETILILSAQDDQLTPPKYAQFLHQGIPNSSIVSIPQAGHLSPIERPNDVNSAIREFLGRLA
- a CDS encoding (deoxy)nucleoside triphosphate pyrophosphohydrolase, which codes for MTKVTAALITDAGKIFAARRKTTARLAGLWEFPGGKVESGETPEQCLKRELWEEFEIDVVVGEYMGTSVYDYEFGTIELMAFRARIVGGDFKLNDHAEAVWVGADDIDQYHFAPADLPFVRMIRQGQIAL
- a CDS encoding MFS transporter, producing the protein MIPDHLKRWLIFLIACLLFVLSQFYRASVAVISPQLIGELALDTPQLSLISAAFFYAFALMQIPISMYLDGIGPRISMTVLSAIAVAGSVVFAAGHSVSALVAGRALMGIGMACNLMGTLKIITLWFTPRYFATLSALVVSLGTVGNLIAATPLVLLAQAMGWRNSFLVMAGINLILVVLFFAIARDRPRTPLVPDVPEAASTRMRDILQSLVRLFKEKDYWIISLGTFCRYGIFAAVQALWAGPFLIQTLQVPAVTAGNLLILTSVGIVVGSPIFGWLSDTILENRKGVVISGLIGMAVVLLVLTRLEPGTGMAVLSILFFSFGFFGSAGGIMYTHIKERMPPERAGAAMTGINFFTMIGVAVFLQGLGNMMKYLHPDDAMGGSAFIDAFGFCAICLVVTTVIYLFTVETLGKRKKG
- a CDS encoding NAD(P)H-dependent flavin oxidoreductase encodes the protein MSNLLDLLGCRYPIIQGPVGELNDPRMVAAVSEAGGFGMLALGFITDLEKVKRMIAEVRALTDKPFGANLMIAMNPNNEAILEMLAGAGVRTVTTSAGSPKKIYPRIKALGLNGLHVALAAPLAVKAVEAGADGVVVSGAESGGLRTTGPESTNMILIPLVCDQVDVPVVAAGGIADRRGYRAALALGAQGVQVGTAFLCAEESPASPAWKEAIIGCGDAGTTLLPMGPMAMRTIVNPKMAGLMAEGADLSKAYQLGDAGKAWRSGDFDLFPAGAGQVSALIKKIRPVKAIIEGMVA
- a CDS encoding thioredoxin family protein, which produces MEIPADGLIVVCKRECATCGMVVPVLREIVDKGKPLTVCSQDDPAFPDGWPGVVDDTALAHSFRLAVEAVPTLIRMQNGVETARAVGWDRAEWQAVTGIEGLGEDLPPNRPGCGSRSVEPGLAEELALRYGGVRLAARRIETPSHEDEMETCFARGWTDGLPVVPPTEVRVVRMLAGTRRAPDEVVGIIPPNQAPCTVEKVAINAVMAGCKPEYLPIVIAAVEAACLDTFCLHGLLATTYFAGPVVIVNGPMAKAVGMNSGVNAFGQGNRANATIGRALQLVVRNVGGGRPGEIDRATLGTPGKYTFCFAEDEAGSPWESLAAERGFAQGASTVTLFAGSGVQPIFDQHSRDPESLARTYAACLRTVAHPKIPMAADAFLVVSPEHGRVFRQAGWTKARLRQRLDELLQIPGVDLVRGAHGMAEGIPESLAHTTLPKFRPGGLDIVHAGGTAGMFSAIISGWVASGAKGSQSVTKEIGQ